Proteins encoded together in one Corallococcus soli window:
- the pulA gene encoding pullulanase-type alpha-1,6-glucosidase, whose product MTVIGDLQSEAGCAADNDPVCAQTALAYDAVDDVWQGSFNVPVGTWRFKVALDGSLSQTHGGPGGADIELKQTTAGAVKFYFDAKTNYVASNRSSVIATVAGTFQPQVGCLGDWSPDCLRSMMQDPDGDGIYTFTTKALKAGTHECKVALDEGWTTAYPGSNATFAVEEDYQEMIFTFDSGESKKVTIRAAGAPAGNLLLARAHWVASDTLVWSPEVAVPAGTVFKLHTDPTGAMTLTGAGVQGGTAVTLTVDAAGLTPAQRTRFPNLVGRPVLKLAAADVANAASWLKGQVVVSATNAEGKPLDATSAQSAGVMDELFTYDGELGPTFADGVPTLRVWAPTAKQVNLLLYADSSPTATFTRVPMVAGDKGVWSATGDATWKNRFYLYEAEVYVRKEGKVVTNLVTDPYSVALSTNSTRSQLVDLSDATLAPQGWSTLAKPALEAPEDIVLYELHARDFSINDLTVPENERGTFKAFTRDSDGMKHLTRLAKAGLTHVHLLPVFDIATINENRAEQQQPAGDLVSLPPDSEQQQAAVRAVADLDGFNWGYDPYHYTVPEGSYATNADGPVRTVEFREMVQSLNQKGLRVVMDVVYNHTNSSGQNAQSVLDRIVPGYYHRLSDDGNVETSTCCQNTASENAMMEKLLIDSVVTWSKAYKVDGFRFDLMGHHMKSNMVKLRATLDSLTVEKDGVDGKAIYVYGEGWDFGEVQNQARGVNATQVNMAGTGIGTFNDRLRDAARGGGPFSGLQNQGFISGLLSAPNGTNQGTEAEQKAQMLLYGDWIRVGLTGNLKDYVLQDRTGAQVTGDKVDYNGAPVGYTLDPQEVITYVSAHDNETLFDAVQLKAPRDLPMAERVRMHNLGISLVALGQGIPFFHAGDELLRSKSLDRNSYNSGDWFNKVDWTYQSNNWGVGLPPAPENTGNWPLFGPLLADPALKPASADILRARDHFEEMLAIRKSSRLFRLRTGDEVKQLVRFENTGPDQLPGLIVMAMQDHGTNTEGKRAIVLFNGTDDAQTFKADAYKTLKLKLHPLQQASTDPVVRTSAYDAATGGFTVPARTTAVFVTDDATDPTEPTDPDESDGCGCQSTVPGPLGATSLLLAVGLMLMMRRRRA is encoded by the coding sequence GTGACAGTCATTGGCGATCTGCAGAGCGAGGCGGGCTGCGCCGCCGACAACGACCCCGTCTGCGCGCAGACGGCGCTGGCGTACGACGCCGTGGACGACGTCTGGCAGGGTTCGTTCAACGTGCCCGTGGGCACCTGGCGCTTCAAGGTCGCGCTGGACGGTTCGCTGTCGCAGACGCACGGCGGGCCCGGCGGCGCGGACATCGAGCTGAAGCAGACGACGGCCGGCGCGGTGAAGTTCTACTTCGACGCGAAGACGAACTACGTGGCGAGCAACCGCTCCAGCGTCATCGCGACGGTGGCGGGCACCTTCCAGCCGCAAGTGGGCTGTCTTGGCGACTGGTCCCCGGACTGCCTGCGCTCGATGATGCAGGACCCGGACGGTGATGGCATCTACACCTTCACCACCAAGGCGCTGAAGGCGGGCACCCACGAGTGCAAGGTCGCGCTCGACGAGGGCTGGACCACGGCCTACCCGGGCAGCAACGCCACGTTCGCGGTGGAGGAGGACTACCAGGAGATGATCTTCACGTTCGACTCCGGCGAATCCAAGAAGGTGACCATCCGGGCCGCGGGCGCTCCGGCGGGCAACCTGCTGCTGGCGCGGGCGCACTGGGTGGCGAGCGACACGCTGGTGTGGAGCCCGGAGGTCGCGGTGCCGGCGGGCACGGTGTTCAAGCTGCACACGGACCCCACGGGCGCCATGACGCTCACGGGCGCGGGCGTGCAGGGCGGCACCGCCGTGACGTTGACGGTGGACGCCGCGGGGCTGACGCCCGCGCAGCGCACGCGCTTCCCGAACCTCGTGGGCCGGCCGGTGCTGAAGCTGGCCGCGGCCGACGTGGCGAACGCTGCCTCGTGGCTCAAGGGCCAGGTGGTGGTGTCCGCCACCAACGCGGAGGGCAAGCCGCTGGACGCCACCAGCGCCCAGTCCGCGGGCGTGATGGACGAGCTGTTCACGTATGACGGCGAGCTGGGTCCCACGTTCGCGGACGGGGTCCCCACCCTGCGCGTCTGGGCCCCCACCGCGAAGCAGGTAAACCTGCTGCTGTACGCGGACTCCAGCCCCACGGCGACCTTCACCCGCGTGCCCATGGTCGCCGGGGACAAGGGCGTCTGGAGCGCGACGGGCGACGCGACGTGGAAGAACCGCTTCTACCTGTACGAGGCGGAGGTCTACGTGCGCAAGGAGGGCAAGGTCGTCACGAACCTCGTCACCGACCCGTACTCGGTGGCCCTGTCCACCAACAGCACGCGCAGCCAGTTGGTGGACCTGTCGGACGCCACGCTCGCGCCGCAGGGCTGGAGCACGCTCGCCAAGCCCGCGCTGGAGGCCCCCGAGGACATCGTCCTCTACGAGCTGCACGCGCGCGACTTCAGCATCAACGACCTGACCGTGCCGGAGAACGAGCGCGGCACGTTCAAGGCGTTCACGCGGGACTCGGACGGCATGAAGCACCTGACCCGGCTGGCGAAGGCGGGCCTCACGCACGTGCACCTGCTGCCGGTGTTCGACATCGCGACCATCAACGAGAACCGCGCCGAACAGCAGCAGCCCGCGGGCGACCTGGTGTCGCTGCCCCCGGACTCCGAACAGCAGCAGGCCGCGGTGCGGGCCGTGGCGGACCTGGACGGCTTCAACTGGGGCTATGACCCGTACCACTACACCGTGCCGGAGGGCAGCTACGCCACGAACGCGGACGGGCCCGTGCGCACGGTGGAGTTCCGGGAGATGGTGCAGTCGCTCAACCAGAAGGGCCTGCGCGTGGTGATGGACGTGGTCTACAACCACACCAACTCCTCCGGGCAGAACGCCCAGAGCGTGCTCGACCGCATCGTCCCCGGCTACTACCACCGCCTGAGCGACGACGGGAACGTGGAGACGAGCACCTGCTGCCAGAACACCGCGTCCGAGAACGCGATGATGGAGAAGCTGCTCATCGACTCCGTGGTGACGTGGTCCAAGGCCTACAAGGTGGACGGCTTCCGCTTCGACCTGATGGGCCACCACATGAAGTCCAACATGGTGAAGCTGCGCGCGACGCTGGACTCGCTCACCGTGGAGAAGGACGGCGTGGACGGCAAGGCCATCTACGTCTACGGCGAGGGCTGGGACTTCGGCGAGGTGCAGAACCAGGCGCGCGGCGTCAACGCCACGCAGGTCAACATGGCGGGCACGGGCATCGGCACGTTCAACGACCGCCTGCGCGACGCGGCCCGGGGCGGTGGGCCCTTCAGCGGCCTCCAGAACCAGGGGTTCATCAGCGGCCTGCTCTCCGCCCCCAACGGCACGAACCAGGGCACGGAGGCGGAGCAGAAGGCCCAGATGCTCCTCTACGGCGATTGGATCCGCGTGGGCCTGACGGGCAACCTGAAGGACTACGTGCTCCAGGACCGCACGGGCGCGCAGGTGACGGGCGACAAGGTGGACTACAACGGGGCGCCCGTCGGCTACACCCTGGATCCGCAGGAGGTCATCACCTACGTCTCCGCGCACGACAACGAGACGCTGTTCGACGCGGTGCAACTGAAGGCGCCGCGCGACCTGCCCATGGCGGAGCGCGTGCGGATGCACAACCTGGGCATCTCCCTGGTGGCGCTGGGCCAGGGCATCCCGTTCTTCCACGCGGGTGACGAACTGCTGCGCTCCAAGTCGCTGGACCGCAACAGCTACAACTCCGGGGACTGGTTCAACAAGGTGGACTGGACGTACCAGTCCAACAACTGGGGCGTGGGCCTGCCGCCGGCTCCGGAGAACACCGGCAACTGGCCGCTCTTCGGGCCGCTGCTCGCGGACCCGGCGCTCAAGCCAGCGTCGGCGGACATCCTGCGGGCACGCGACCACTTCGAGGAGATGCTGGCCATCCGCAAGAGCTCGCGGCTGTTCCGCCTGCGCACGGGCGATGAGGTGAAGCAGCTGGTGCGCTTCGAGAACACCGGCCCGGACCAGCTCCCCGGCCTCATCGTGATGGCCATGCAGGACCACGGCACGAACACGGAGGGCAAGCGCGCCATCGTGCTGTTCAACGGCACGGACGACGCGCAGACGTTCAAGGCGGACGCGTACAAGACGCTGAAGCTCAAGCTGCACCCCTTGCAGCAGGCGTCCACGGACCCGGTGGTGCGCACGTCCGCGTACGACGCGGCCACGGGCGGCTTCACGGTGCCGGCGCGCACCACGGCGGTGTTCGTCACCGACGACGCGACCGACCCCACGGAGCCCACGGACCCGGACGAGTCCGACGGCTGCGGCTGCCAGAGCACCGTCCCCGGGCCGCTGGGCGCCACGAGCCTGCTGCTCGCGGTGGGCCTGATGCTGATGATGCGCCGCCGTCGGGCGTAG